A region of Negativicutes bacterium DNA encodes the following proteins:
- a CDS encoding SGNH/GDSL hydrolase family protein, translated as MKKIILLMLAILLVSKISYATSSKDNKVFLVWERIPNAVMYELIIKKKYYKDVFLTQETKITYVPGTELEYYGENLYYQVRALDVNKLPMTKFSSEIPIDSNNTKTKIVTLGDYDNVPNSKLYQVFTWVPVNNANYYVLRVAKLQNDQYSLVREYKISGKAVFDYYDKKPYIDTGKYVWSVVAYDQNEKMITESSSQSFTVDRNETVIASLGDSITHGGGAISNPPSYPEYNWQSYTNYKIRNLGYSGNTVDDLVNRFNNDVLPFRPKTLIILAGINDLRQGRDSNYVIKGLNLLKNKCIINNIKPIFVSVTPLNPEKMIKVLGSRPDAYWRQEQDKVNSWIQQQEYNINVHDMMI; from the coding sequence ATGAAAAAAATTATATTATTAATGTTAGCGATTTTATTAGTATCAAAGATAAGCTATGCTACAAGCTCTAAAGACAATAAGGTTTTTTTAGTTTGGGAGAGAATTCCTAATGCGGTAATGTATGAGTTGATAATAAAGAAAAAGTATTACAAGGACGTTTTTTTAACGCAGGAAACCAAAATTACTTATGTTCCGGGAACTGAACTTGAATATTATGGTGAAAATTTATATTATCAAGTTAGAGCATTAGATGTAAATAAGTTGCCAATGACAAAATTTAGTTCCGAAATACCAATTGATAGTAACAATACTAAAACTAAAATTGTGACATTGGGCGACTATGATAATGTTCCAAATTCAAAGTTGTATCAGGTTTTCACGTGGGTACCAGTTAATAATGCTAACTATTATGTATTAAGAGTAGCTAAACTACAAAATGATCAATATTCTTTGGTTAGAGAATATAAAATTTCAGGAAAAGCTGTATTTGATTATTATGACAAAAAGCCTTATATTGATACTGGAAAATATGTTTGGTCAGTTGTAGCTTATGATCAAAATGAGAAGATGATAACTGAATCATCTTCTCAAAGTTTTACGGTTGATAGAAATGAGACGGTAATAGCATCATTAGGTGATAGTATAACACATGGTGGAGGAGCGATCTCTAATCCACCTAGTTATCCGGAGTATAACTGGCAAAGCTATACCAACTATAAAATTAGAAATTTAGGATATAGTGGTAATACTGTTGATGATTTAGTTAATAGGTTTAATAATGACGTATTACCTTTTAGACCTAAAACATTGATAATTTTAGCCGGTATTAATGATTTACGCCAAGGGCGGGATAGTAATTATGTTATTAAGGGGCTTAATTTATTAAAAAACAAGTGTATTATAAATAATATCAAACCAATTTTTGTATCCGTTACTCCATTGAATCCAGAAAAAATGATTAAAGTTTTGGGTAGTAGACCTGATGCATACTGGAGACAAGAACAAGATAAAGTTAATAGTTGGATTCAACAACAAGAATATAATATAAATGTTCATGATATGATGATAAA